A region from the Polyangiaceae bacterium genome encodes:
- a CDS encoding class I SAM-dependent methyltransferase, translating into MYPVELYDAIHRGTPGDVEFYRRVCHDADSVLELGCGTGRVLSQLDDDGRRLVGVDVNTEALARAREVAPSARLVAADMRELALGEKFARVIAPFNALYCLRDTAELARTLTRVAEHLEPGGTFAADVWTADEFHAEADPGDPEADELDFLVEVDLAGRLYQVFEASRWERDDQRLETRYLYRGEGDERETRLVHRYFLMPEIDRCLRAAGFRVRAFSGGFDGREWQASEELTVIEACLEAQAS; encoded by the coding sequence GTGTACCCGGTCGAGCTGTACGACGCCATCCACCGGGGGACGCCCGGTGACGTCGAGTTCTATCGGCGGGTCTGTCACGATGCCGACTCGGTGCTGGAGCTGGGCTGTGGCACGGGGCGCGTGCTGTCCCAGCTCGACGACGACGGGCGCCGGTTGGTGGGCGTGGACGTGAATACGGAGGCCTTGGCGCGGGCGCGCGAGGTGGCTCCGAGCGCTCGGCTCGTCGCTGCCGACATGCGGGAGCTCGCCCTGGGAGAGAAGTTCGCGCGCGTGATCGCACCGTTCAACGCACTGTATTGTCTGCGCGACACGGCCGAGCTCGCACGGACGCTCACGCGCGTCGCCGAGCATCTGGAGCCGGGTGGGACCTTCGCTGCGGACGTTTGGACCGCGGACGAGTTCCACGCGGAGGCCGACCCGGGCGACCCCGAAGCGGACGAGCTGGACTTCCTGGTGGAGGTCGATCTCGCCGGGCGGCTCTATCAGGTATTCGAGGCGAGCCGTTGGGAGCGCGATGATCAGCGGCTGGAAACCCGCTACCTGTACCGTGGAGAAGGCGACGAGCGCGAGACGCGCCTCGTGCACCGCTACTTCTTGATGCCCGAAATCGACCGTTGCTTGCGCGCGGCGGGTTTCCGCGTGCGGGCCTTCAGCGGCGGATTCGACGGTCGCGAGTGGCAGGCGAGCGAAGAGCTCACGGTGATCGAGGCATGTTTGGAAGCTCAGGCTTCGTAG